The Astyanax mexicanus isolate ESR-SI-001 chromosome 7, AstMex3_surface, whole genome shotgun sequence genome has a window encoding:
- the khdrbs1a gene encoding KH domain-containing, RNA-binding, signal transduction-associated protein 1a, translating to MDPMDNRNNNNKGKKMNPGGKMESESKYLPELLAEKDSLDSSFTHAMKLLSAEIERIQKGEPKKDEEAYLDLFTAKNVRVKERVLIPVKQYPRFNFVGKILGPQGSTIKRLQEDTGAKISVLGKGSMRDKNKEEELRKGGEPKYAHLAMELHVYIEVFAPIPECYLRMAHAMEEVKKFLMPVENMDEMHGDPFMDVGYLNGSQDGSNRGRGGPVRGRGGPPPLAGARGRGMPPRGGAPRGGAPRGGPGRGGASRGGAPVGRGGPPSGGSNRGGASARSRPPSAPQRMAPAPVLSHQQHHQQPPESYGEYPYEESYAEQAYEGYEGYYSQPAPQADTEYYDYGHGEAQESYGSYAEDDWEGAAWGGTGGKSASSRQNKGAYREHPYGRF from the exons ATGGATCCGATGGACAAccgcaacaacaacaacaaaggaaAGAAGATGAACCCCGGCGGTAAAATGGAGAGCGAGAGCAAGTACCTGCCGGAGCTGCTGGCGGAGAAGGACAGCCTGGACTCGTCCTTCACTCACGCCATGAAACTGCTGTCTGCAG AAATTGAAAGGATCCAAAAAGGAGAGCCCAAGAAAGATGAAGAGGCCTACTTGGACCTTTTTACTGCCAAGAATGTCCGTGTGAAGGAGCGTGTGCTTATTCCTGTCAAACAATACCCACGG TTCAACTTTGTGGGCAAGATTCTTGGACCCCAGGGCAGCACCATCAAACGACTACAGGAGGATACAGGTGCCAAAATCTCAGTCCTGGGCAAGGGCTCGATGAGGGACAAAAACAAG GAGGAGGAGCTGAGGAAGGGAGGTGAACCCAAATATGCTCACCTTGCTATGGAGCTGCATGTCTATATTGAAGTGTTTGCTCCAATCCCAGAGTGCTACCTGCGAATGGCTCATGCAATGGAGGAAGTCAAGAAGTTCTTAATGCCT GTGGAAAACATGGATGAGATGCATGGAGACCCATTCATGGATGTTGGTTATCTGAATGGCTCACAAGATGGTTCAAACCGTGGAAGAGGTGGTCCAGTCAGAGGCCGTGGAGGTCCACCACCTTTGGCTGGAGCTAGGGGACGTGGCATGCCCCCTCGTGGTGGCGCACCCCGTGGTGGAGCTCCTAGAGGAGGTCCTGGCCGAGGAGGTGCATCAAGAGGTGGGGCTCCTGTGGGCAGAGGTGGCCCACCTTCCGGTGGCTCCAATCGTGGAGGAGCTTCTGCACGTTCCAGGCCCCCTAGTGCCCCTCAGAGGATGGCCCCCGCACCTGTGCTTTCTCACCAGCAGCATCACCAGCAGCCACCAGAGTCGTACGGAGAATAT CCTTACGAGGAGTCCTATGCGGAACAAGCTTATGAGGGTTATGAGGGCTATTACAGTCAGCCTGCTCCACAAGC CGATACAGAGTACTATGACTATGGTCATGGTGAGGCTCAGGAGTCCTATGGATCTTATG CTGAAGATGACTGGGAAGGTGCTGCTTGGGGTGGTACTGGTGGAAAGTCGGCATCCTCGAGGCAGAACAAAGGCGCCTATAGGGAGCACCCATACGGAAGATTCTGA
- the LOC103021910 gene encoding CD276 antigen gives MRSDRYRARTCWNSVFLSGLVLSLFPCGGGSFRVTVPSAHLVAARQHSVILGCEFTPKPSHNLSNLIVTWQRQEDSRVVHSFYYLKDQLELQSSDYQNRTALFYTELMKGNASLRISDVRPSDEGRYQCMVSAPEGTDRAQLLLNYGAFYTEPRLSISFSTSEVKVQYEAEGYPQPDVRWLDTQGKNLSHNMTIKKGEGQEAGLYYLKSSYVTQTSAKNITFILKNQLMNQDIQRHVSIDCAGGSAHRTVLILAVICSLLCVFGILLIAWLYWKKK, from the exons ATGAGAAGCGACCGGTACCGAGCCAGAACCTGCTGGaactccgtgtttctctccggcCTCGTGCTCAGCCTGTTCCCCTGCGGAGGAG GCTCCTTTAGGGTGACTGTACCATCAGCACACTTGGTCGCAGCTCGTCAGCACAGCGTAATCCTCGGCTGTGAGTTCACCCCTAAACCCAGCCACAACCTGTCCAACCTGATCGTCACCTGGCAGAGACAGGAGGACTCTCGGGTGGTCCACAGCTTCTACTACCTGAAAGATCAGCTGGAACTGCAGAGCTCTGATTACCAGAACCGGACGGCGCTGTTCTACACAGAGCTGATGAAAGGAAACGCATCTCTTAGGATATCAGATGTGAGGCCGAGCGACGAGGGCCGGTACCAGTGCATGGTGAGCGCGCCCGAGGGCACGGACAGAGCGCAGCTTCTACTGAACTATGGAG CCTTTTACACAGAGCCCAGACTGAGCATCAGCTTCAGCACGAGTGAAGTGAAGGTGCAGTATGAAGCAGAGGGATACCCTCAACCTGACGTGAGGTGGCTGGACACACAGGGCAAGAACCTCAGCCACAACATGACAATCAAAAAAGGGGAGGGACAGGAAGCAGGACTCTATTACCTAAAGAGCAGCTATGTGACCCAAACTTCTGCAAAAAACATCACCTTTATTCTGAAGAACCAACTTATGAATCAGGACATTCAGAGGCACGTCAGCATCGACTGTGCAG GTGGCTCTGCTCACAGAACAGTGCTTATACTGGCAGTGATCTGCAGTCTGCTCTGTGTTTTTGGCATTCTGCTGATAGCGTGGTTGTACTGGAAGAAGAAGTGA